One genomic segment of Nocardioides cavernaquae includes these proteins:
- a CDS encoding fumarate hydratase yields the protein MTGASTSGPEFRYSDLLPLGKDETPYRLITTEGVSTFEVEGQTFLRVAPEAIQQLTEAAMHDISHYLRPAHLAQLRKIIDDPEASGNDRFVALDLLKNVNISAGGVLPMCQDTGTAIVSGKKSEGVLTGVDDGEWISKGVYDAYTKLNLRYSQLAPLTTYDEKNTGTNLPAQIEISSVQQGPKGPEYKFLFMAKGGGSANKSFLFQETKAILNPKRMLEFLDEKIKSLGTAACPPYHLAVVIGGTSAEFALKTAKYASAHYLDNLPTEGSMSAHGFRDLELEEEVFKLTQSFGIGAQFGGKYFCHDVRVVRLPRHGASCPVAIAVSCSADRQALGKITADGVFLEQLETDPAQYLPDTEEQHLIQGGEVVKIDLTQPMSDILAELSRHPVKTRLSLTGPLVVARDIAHAKIQERLDAGEEMPQYMKDHPVYYAGPAKTPTGMASGSFGPTTAGRMDSYVKSFQAAGGSMVMLAKGNRSKQVTEACNEFGGFYLGSIGGPAARLAQDCIKDVSVLEYEELGMEAVWKIEVEDFPAFIVVDDKGNDFFTDPSGAVTVPLSSILGQGIRVRSAE from the coding sequence GTGACTGGTGCATCGACTTCGGGTCCCGAGTTCCGCTATTCCGACCTCCTTCCCCTCGGCAAGGACGAGACGCCGTACCGGCTGATCACCACCGAGGGCGTCTCGACCTTTGAGGTGGAGGGGCAGACCTTCCTGAGGGTCGCGCCGGAGGCGATCCAGCAGCTGACCGAGGCGGCGATGCACGACATCAGCCACTACCTCCGGCCCGCGCACCTGGCCCAGCTCCGCAAGATCATCGACGACCCCGAGGCGTCGGGCAACGACCGCTTCGTGGCGCTCGACCTGCTCAAGAACGTCAACATCTCCGCCGGCGGCGTGCTGCCGATGTGCCAGGACACCGGCACCGCGATCGTCTCCGGCAAGAAGTCCGAGGGCGTGCTGACCGGCGTCGACGACGGCGAGTGGATCAGCAAGGGCGTGTACGACGCGTACACGAAGCTCAACCTGCGCTACTCGCAGCTCGCGCCGCTGACGACGTACGACGAGAAGAACACCGGCACCAACCTGCCCGCACAGATCGAGATCAGCTCGGTCCAGCAGGGGCCGAAGGGTCCGGAGTACAAGTTCCTCTTCATGGCGAAGGGCGGCGGCTCGGCCAACAAGTCGTTCCTGTTCCAGGAGACGAAGGCGATCCTGAACCCCAAGCGGATGCTCGAGTTCCTCGACGAGAAGATCAAGTCGCTCGGCACGGCCGCCTGCCCGCCGTACCACCTGGCTGTGGTCATCGGCGGCACCTCGGCGGAGTTCGCGCTGAAGACCGCCAAGTACGCCTCGGCGCACTACCTCGACAACCTCCCCACCGAGGGATCCATGTCGGCACACGGCTTCCGCGACCTGGAGCTGGAGGAGGAGGTCTTCAAGCTGACCCAGTCCTTCGGCATCGGCGCCCAGTTCGGCGGCAAGTACTTCTGCCACGACGTCCGCGTCGTCCGGCTCCCCCGCCACGGCGCCTCGTGCCCCGTCGCGATCGCTGTCTCCTGCTCTGCCGACCGCCAGGCGCTGGGCAAGATCACCGCCGACGGCGTCTTCCTCGAGCAGCTCGAGACCGACCCGGCGCAGTACCTCCCCGACACCGAGGAGCAGCACCTGATCCAGGGCGGCGAGGTCGTGAAGATCGACCTCACCCAGCCGATGAGCGACATCCTCGCCGAGCTGTCTCGCCACCCCGTGAAGACGCGGCTCTCCCTCACGGGACCGCTCGTCGTCGCCCGCGACATCGCACACGCCAAGATCCAGGAGCGCCTGGACGCCGGCGAGGAGATGCCGCAGTACATGAAGGACCACCCGGTCTACTACGCCGGCCCGGCGAAGACCCCGACCGGCATGGCGTCCGGCTCCTTCGGCCCGACGACTGCCGGCCGCATGGACTCCTACGTGAAGTCCTTCCAGGCCGCCGGCGGCTCCATGGTCATGCTGGCCAAGGGCAACCGCTCCAAGCAGGTCACCGAGGCGTGCAACGAGTTCGGCGGCTTCTACCTGGGCTCGATCGGCGGCCCGGCCGCGCGCCTGGCGCAGGACTGCATCAAGGACGTCTCCGTGCTCGAGTACGAAGAGCTCGGCATGGAAGCCGTCTGGAAGATCGAGGTCGAGGACTTCCCGGCCTTCATCGTCGTCGACGACAAGGGCAACGACTTCTTCACCGACCCGTCCGGCGCGGTCACCGTCCCGCTGAGCTCGATTCTGGGGCAGGGCATCCGGGTGCGCTCCGCGGAGTAG
- a CDS encoding class II fumarate hydratase: MAESTGEFRIEHDSLGDVRVPKAAMWRAQTQRAIDNFPISGAGLDPDHIKALALVKAAAARVNNDLGVLDDERSTAIRDSAAEIVDGQHLDQFPVDVFQTGSGTSSNMNMNEVLATLAGIRGVEVHPNDHVNASQSSNDVFPTSIHVAATRATSDQLIPALNHLASALRAKADEFADVVKSGRTHLMDATPVTLGQEFGGYAAQVAYGVERLRATLPRVAELPLGGTAVGTGINTPPGFSARVIEELADCTGLPFTEARDHFEAQGARDGLVELSGQLRVIAVSLTKICNDLRWMGSGPSTGLAEIHLPDLQPGSSIMPGKVNPVLPEATLQVCAQVIGNDTAITVAGASGNFELNVMLPVIARNLLESIRLLGRTSRLLADRCVTGITADRERLRRYAESSPSVVTPLNKYVGYETAAKIVKQSLATGQTIRETVLAMGLVDDGTLTEQQLDEALDVDRMTRPAG; the protein is encoded by the coding sequence ATGGCGGAAAGCACCGGCGAGTTCCGGATCGAGCACGACTCCCTCGGCGACGTACGGGTGCCGAAGGCTGCCATGTGGCGCGCGCAGACCCAGCGTGCCATCGACAACTTCCCGATCAGCGGCGCCGGGCTCGACCCCGACCACATCAAGGCGCTGGCACTGGTGAAGGCCGCCGCCGCTCGGGTCAACAACGACCTCGGGGTGCTCGACGACGAGCGCAGCACGGCCATCCGCGACAGCGCTGCCGAGATCGTCGACGGGCAGCACCTGGACCAGTTCCCCGTGGACGTCTTCCAGACCGGCTCCGGCACGAGCTCCAACATGAACATGAACGAGGTGCTCGCCACGCTCGCCGGCATCCGCGGCGTCGAGGTGCACCCCAACGACCACGTCAATGCCAGCCAGTCGAGCAACGACGTCTTCCCGACCAGCATCCATGTCGCGGCCACCCGCGCGACGTCGGACCAGCTGATCCCTGCGCTCAACCATCTCGCCAGTGCCCTGCGGGCGAAGGCAGACGAGTTCGCCGACGTCGTGAAGTCCGGGCGCACGCACCTGATGGATGCGACGCCGGTGACCCTCGGTCAGGAGTTCGGCGGGTACGCCGCGCAGGTGGCCTATGGCGTCGAACGCCTCCGCGCGACCCTCCCCCGCGTCGCCGAGCTCCCTCTCGGCGGCACGGCCGTCGGCACGGGCATCAACACCCCGCCGGGCTTCTCGGCGCGGGTCATCGAGGAGCTCGCGGACTGCACCGGGCTGCCCTTCACCGAGGCCCGCGACCACTTCGAGGCGCAGGGTGCCCGCGACGGACTGGTCGAGCTCTCCGGCCAGCTCCGCGTGATCGCGGTCAGTCTCACCAAGATCTGCAACGACCTGCGCTGGATGGGCTCCGGCCCCTCGACCGGCCTGGCCGAGATCCACCTCCCCGACCTCCAGCCCGGGTCGAGCATCATGCCCGGCAAGGTCAATCCGGTGCTCCCGGAGGCCACCCTCCAGGTCTGCGCACAGGTGATCGGCAACGACACCGCGATCACGGTCGCGGGCGCTTCCGGCAACTTCGAGCTCAACGTCATGCTGCCGGTCATCGCGCGCAACCTGCTCGAGTCGATCCGCCTGCTCGGCCGCACCAGCCGCTTGCTCGCCGACCGCTGCGTCACCGGCATCACCGCCGATCGCGAGCGCCTCCGCCGGTACGCCGAGTCGTCGCCGTCGGTGGTCACCCCCCTCAACAAGTACGTCGGCTACGAGACGGCCGCGAAGATCGTGAAGCAGTCGCTCGCCACCGGCCAGACCATCCGCGAGACCGTCCTCGCGATGGGACTGGTCGACGACGGCACCCTCACCGAGCAGCAGCTCGACGAGGCGCTCGACGTCGACCGGATGACCCGACCGGCCGGCTGA
- a CDS encoding AMP-binding protein, with the protein MTHARTVCEAFQATALIDPDAVALRTGGDAVTVSWREYAAHVRAVAAGLAALGVRRGDTVGILLTNRPEFAWIDSGAMHLGAVPFSIYNTSSPEQIEYLFGNAGNQVVFTETALLPSVLASGVKLEHVICVDGAPEGVTMTLADLEASGAADFDFEAAWHAVEPDDVLTLIYTSGTTGPPKGVQLTHANMLKVGLSAMEVVDVHPGDRITSFLPSAHIADRASTQYFAALRGVQVTYVADPRTIAAALPDASPTIWFAVPRVWEKIKAGVEAKVAAEESPVKKRLALFALDMARRSAEAKVAGRPLSGVDAIRYRVADKLVLSKVREALGMDQMRWAWSAAAAIAPETLMFFMGLGIDVCELWGMSELGGAGTLNPPGRVKVGTVGKVLPGAEVMLAEDGELLFRGPGVMTGYRHDPEKTAEAIDEDGWLHTGDVATIDDEGYVTIVDRKKEIIINAAGKNMSPVNIENTIKTACALLATIAVIGDNKPYNVAIMTLDPDAVAAYASKNGLPADPAVLATDAGLIAAVQAGVDAGNAKLSRVEQVKKFTILPAYWMPGTEEMTPTLKLRRRPISEKYAAEIAALYA; encoded by the coding sequence ATGACCCACGCGCGCACCGTCTGCGAGGCTTTCCAGGCCACGGCACTGATCGATCCCGACGCCGTCGCACTCCGCACCGGCGGTGACGCCGTCACCGTCTCCTGGCGCGAGTACGCCGCGCACGTGCGCGCCGTTGCCGCCGGCCTCGCCGCGCTCGGCGTACGCCGTGGGGACACGGTCGGCATCCTGCTGACCAACCGGCCGGAGTTCGCGTGGATCGACTCGGGTGCGATGCACCTGGGTGCGGTGCCGTTCTCGATCTACAACACCTCCTCGCCGGAGCAGATCGAGTACCTCTTCGGCAACGCCGGCAACCAGGTCGTGTTCACGGAGACGGCCCTGCTCCCGTCCGTGCTCGCCTCCGGCGTGAAGCTCGAGCACGTCATCTGCGTCGACGGTGCTCCTGAGGGGGTGACGATGACGCTGGCCGACCTCGAGGCCAGCGGCGCTGCGGACTTCGACTTCGAGGCCGCCTGGCACGCGGTCGAGCCCGACGACGTGCTGACCCTGATCTACACCTCCGGCACGACCGGGCCGCCGAAGGGCGTCCAGCTCACCCACGCCAACATGCTCAAGGTCGGCCTCTCGGCGATGGAGGTCGTCGACGTCCACCCCGGCGACCGGATCACGTCGTTCCTCCCGTCGGCGCACATCGCCGACCGCGCCTCGACGCAGTACTTCGCGGCGCTCCGCGGCGTCCAGGTCACCTATGTCGCCGACCCGCGAACGATCGCGGCTGCCCTGCCGGATGCGAGCCCGACGATCTGGTTCGCGGTGCCGCGGGTCTGGGAGAAGATCAAGGCCGGTGTCGAGGCGAAGGTCGCCGCTGAGGAGAGCCCGGTCAAGAAACGCCTCGCGCTCTTCGCGCTCGACATGGCGCGACGCAGCGCCGAGGCAAAGGTCGCCGGCCGGCCGCTCTCGGGGGTCGACGCGATCCGTTATCGCGTGGCCGACAAGCTCGTCCTGTCGAAGGTGCGCGAGGCGCTCGGCATGGACCAGATGCGCTGGGCCTGGTCGGCCGCGGCAGCGATCGCCCCCGAGACGCTGATGTTCTTCATGGGCCTCGGCATCGACGTGTGCGAGCTGTGGGGCATGTCCGAGCTCGGTGGCGCAGGCACGCTGAACCCGCCCGGTCGCGTGAAGGTCGGCACGGTCGGCAAGGTGCTGCCGGGCGCCGAGGTCATGCTCGCCGAGGACGGAGAGCTGCTCTTCCGTGGGCCCGGCGTGATGACCGGTTACCGCCACGACCCGGAGAAGACCGCGGAGGCGATCGACGAGGACGGGTGGCTGCACACCGGCGACGTGGCGACGATCGACGACGAGGGCTACGTGACGATCGTCGACCGCAAGAAGGAGATCATCATCAACGCGGCCGGCAAGAACATGTCACCGGTCAACATCGAGAACACCATCAAGACCGCTTGCGCGCTGCTGGCGACGATCGCGGTGATCGGTGACAACAAGCCCTACAACGTGGCGATCATGACGCTCGACCCCGACGCGGTTGCGGCCTACGCGTCGAAGAACGGGCTGCCCGCCGATCCGGCTGTGCTCGCCACCGACGCCGGGCTCATCGCCGCGGTGCAGGCAGGAGTCGACGCCGGCAACGCGAAGCTGTCGCGCGTCGAGCAGGTCAAGAAGTTCACGATCCTGCCGGCCTACTGGATGCCCGGCACCGAGGAGATGACCCCGACGCTGAAGCTCCGTCGCCGCCCGATCTCGGAGAAGTACGCTGCGGAGATCGCGGCGCTCTACGCCTGA
- a CDS encoding lytic transglycosylase domain-containing protein, protein MSKHKKYTPKHAGATVPGAPKKVIRNSVVFSALAVGTTGVAVAGGVLGQSAEPTPAAAEVNLSGVTSLNGADLGRDPVVSRSDRRDAATPAKTAPLAATDSVANGYTRTEDIRDQDPRSIGRALLSDFGWSSDQFSCLDSLWTKESGWNITADNPSSSAYGIPQALPGSKMSSAGSDWATNPVTQITWGLGYIQDRYGSPCSAWGHSQSHNWY, encoded by the coding sequence GTGTCGAAACACAAGAAGTACACCCCGAAGCATGCGGGTGCCACCGTCCCCGGTGCACCCAAGAAGGTCATCCGCAACTCCGTTGTCTTCTCCGCCCTCGCTGTCGGCACCACTGGTGTCGCGGTCGCCGGCGGCGTCCTCGGCCAGAGCGCCGAGCCCACCCCGGCTGCCGCCGAGGTGAACCTCTCCGGCGTCACCAGCCTGAACGGCGCCGACCTCGGTCGTGACCCGGTCGTCTCCCGTTCTGACCGCCGCGATGCCGCGACGCCGGCCAAGACCGCGCCGCTGGCCGCGACCGACTCGGTCGCCAACGGCTACACCCGCACCGAGGACATCCGCGACCAGGACCCGCGTTCCATCGGTCGCGCCCTCCTCTCCGACTTCGGCTGGTCCTCCGACCAGTTCAGCTGCCTCGACTCCCTGTGGACCAAGGAGTCCGGCTGGAACATCACCGCCGACAACCCGAGCTCCTCGGCATACGGCATCCCGCAGGCGCTCCCCGGCTCGAAGATGTCCTCGGCCGGCTCGGACTGGGCAACGAACCCGGTCACCCAGATCACCTGGGGCCTCGGCTACATCCAGGACCGCTACGGCAGCCCCTGCTCCGCCTGGGGCCACAGCCAGAGCCACAACTGGTACTGA
- a CDS encoding PhoH family protein codes for MAKQSAQRSAVTRTYVLDTSVLLADPGALKRFDEHEVVLPVVVITELEGKRHHPELGFFARAALRSLDDLRILHGRLDEPVPIGEAGGTLRVELNHTNPESLPSGFRLGDNDTRILAVAKNLADEGADVCLVSKDMPLRIKASAVGLDAQEYRAEAINESDTGYSGMAELEVAAGDLDELYDDGVLDLAEARDLPCHTGLVLLSERGTALGRVGADKQVHLVRGDREAFGLHGRSAEQRIALETLLDPEVGIVSLGGRAGTGKSALALCAGLEAVMERRQHKKVIIFRPLFAVGGQELGYLPGSAEEKMGPWGQAVFDTLGAITSKDVVDEILDRGMLEVLPLTHIRGRSLHDAFVIVDEAQSLERNVLLTVLSRIGANSKVVLTHDVAQRDNLRVGRHDGVVAVVEKLKGHPLFAHVTLTRSERSPIAALVTEMLENVTM; via the coding sequence GTGGCAAAGCAGTCAGCCCAGCGCAGCGCAGTCACCCGCACCTACGTCCTCGACACCAGCGTCCTGCTCGCCGATCCCGGTGCGCTGAAGCGGTTCGACGAGCACGAGGTGGTCCTCCCGGTGGTCGTCATCACCGAGCTCGAGGGCAAGCGGCACCACCCGGAGCTGGGCTTCTTCGCCCGGGCCGCACTGCGCTCCCTCGATGACCTGCGCATCCTGCACGGGCGGCTCGACGAGCCAGTCCCGATCGGTGAGGCCGGGGGGACGCTGCGGGTCGAGCTGAACCACACGAACCCGGAGTCGCTGCCGTCCGGCTTCCGGCTCGGCGACAACGACACCCGGATCCTGGCGGTCGCGAAGAACCTCGCCGACGAAGGTGCCGACGTCTGCCTGGTCTCCAAGGACATGCCGCTGCGGATCAAGGCGTCTGCGGTCGGTCTCGACGCCCAGGAGTACCGCGCGGAGGCGATCAACGAGTCCGACACGGGGTACTCCGGCATGGCCGAGCTCGAGGTCGCTGCCGGCGACCTCGACGAGCTGTACGACGACGGCGTGCTCGATCTCGCCGAGGCGCGCGACCTGCCCTGTCACACCGGACTGGTGCTGCTCTCCGAGCGCGGCACCGCGCTGGGCAGGGTCGGCGCGGACAAGCAGGTCCACCTGGTCCGCGGTGACCGTGAGGCGTTCGGCCTGCACGGCCGCTCCGCCGAGCAGCGGATCGCGCTGGAGACCCTGCTCGACCCGGAGGTCGGCATCGTCTCCCTCGGTGGCCGGGCCGGCACCGGCAAGTCGGCGCTCGCGCTGTGCGCCGGTCTCGAGGCCGTGATGGAGCGCCGTCAGCACAAGAAGGTCATCATCTTCCGCCCGCTCTTCGCGGTGGGTGGGCAGGAGCTCGGCTACCTCCCCGGCAGCGCCGAGGAGAAGATGGGCCCCTGGGGTCAGGCCGTGTTCGACACCCTCGGTGCGATCACCTCCAAGGACGTCGTGGACGAGATCCTCGACCGGGGCATGCTCGAGGTCCTGCCGCTCACGCACATCCGGGGCCGCTCCCTGCACGACGCTTTCGTGATCGTCGACGAGGCGCAGTCGCTGGAGCGCAACGTGCTGCTCACCGTGCTCAGCCGCATCGGTGCCAACTCCAAGGTCGTGCTCACCCATGACGTCGCCCAGCGTGACAACCTCCGGGTCGGCCGGCACGACGGTGTCGTGGCGGTCGTGGAGAAGCTGAAGGGCCACCCGCTCTTCGCGCACGTCACCCTCACCCGGTCCGAGCGTTCGCCCATTGCCGCCCTCGTGACCGAGATGCTGGAGAACGTCACGATGTAG
- a CDS encoding isoprenyl transferase: MRARQRVKRLLYPAYEARVVRFLPTEGLPQHVGVMLDGNRRWAKAVGRDTAHGHRAGAANIEPLLGWCEEFGIEVVTLWLLSTDNLNRPAAELTPLLGIIEEAVASLADTRRWRIHPVGALDLLPAKTSARLKEAEEATRNVDGILVNVAVGYGGRQEIADAVRALLVEASAQGRSIDDLAKDLDVEHIAEHLYTKGQPDPDLVIRTSGEQRLGGFLLWQSAKSEFYFCEAMWPDFRRVDFVRALRAYAARDRRHGT, from the coding sequence ATGCGCGCGCGGCAGCGCGTCAAGCGACTGCTCTACCCGGCGTACGAGGCGCGGGTCGTTCGGTTCCTGCCGACCGAAGGACTGCCGCAGCACGTCGGCGTCATGCTCGACGGAAACCGTCGCTGGGCGAAGGCTGTCGGCCGCGACACCGCGCACGGCCACCGCGCCGGCGCCGCCAACATCGAGCCGCTGCTCGGCTGGTGTGAGGAGTTCGGCATCGAGGTGGTCACCCTGTGGCTGCTCTCCACGGACAACCTCAACCGTCCCGCCGCCGAGCTCACCCCGCTCCTGGGCATCATCGAGGAGGCCGTCGCCTCGCTCGCGGACACGCGCCGCTGGCGGATCCACCCGGTGGGTGCGCTCGACCTGCTCCCGGCGAAGACCTCCGCCCGCCTCAAGGAGGCTGAGGAAGCCACGCGCAACGTCGACGGCATCCTCGTCAACGTCGCGGTCGGCTACGGCGGCCGCCAGGAGATCGCCGACGCCGTGCGTGCGCTTCTCGTCGAGGCATCTGCCCAGGGCCGCTCGATCGACGACCTCGCCAAGGACCTCGATGTCGAGCACATCGCCGAGCACCTCTACACCAAGGGCCAGCCGGACCCCGACCTCGTGATCCGCACCTCGGGCGAGCAGCGCCTCGGCGGCTTCCTGCTGTGGCAGAGCGCGAAGAGCGAGTTCTACTTCTGCGAGGCGATGTGGCCGGACTTCCGCCGCGTCGACTTCGTCCGCGCGCTCCGTGCGTACGCCGCCCGCGACCGGCGCCACGGCACTTGA
- the trhA gene encoding PAQR family membrane homeostasis protein TrhA, giving the protein MNETLRPGTDATPAPAVPPDHEPERESMRERARDARDRAIDRAEAVVDRAQDARDRATAMVADKIDELKPHLRGWLHTGVIPFLTAAFAVLIVLSPTPLTVIGSSVYAASALLLFTVSGIYHRGNWQPKLWAFWRRFDHANIFIFIAGSYTPFTFLYLHGDARWWLLGLVWGCAIAGTTFKLIAPGAPRWLGSMLYVGMGWLAVLFVPLVGEGADKFPMWVNISSLVLVAVGGILYSLGAVVYAAKRPNPSPQWFGFHEVFHLLTVLAFISQYIAVSIATYALR; this is encoded by the coding sequence GTGAACGAGACCCTCCGCCCCGGCACAGACGCCACCCCCGCGCCTGCCGTTCCCCCGGACCACGAGCCGGAGCGGGAGTCCATGCGCGAGCGTGCCCGCGACGCCCGCGACCGGGCAATCGACCGGGCGGAGGCGGTCGTCGACCGGGCGCAGGATGCCCGCGATCGGGCCACGGCGATGGTGGCCGACAAGATCGACGAGCTCAAGCCTCACCTGCGAGGTTGGCTGCACACGGGCGTGATCCCGTTCCTGACCGCGGCCTTCGCCGTGCTCATCGTGCTCTCGCCGACTCCGCTGACCGTGATCGGCTCGTCCGTCTACGCAGCCAGCGCGCTGCTGCTGTTCACCGTGTCGGGCATCTACCACCGCGGCAACTGGCAGCCGAAGCTCTGGGCGTTCTGGCGCCGCTTCGACCACGCCAACATCTTCATCTTCATCGCGGGCAGCTACACCCCGTTCACGTTCCTCTACCTCCACGGCGACGCGCGCTGGTGGCTGCTCGGACTGGTGTGGGGCTGCGCGATCGCGGGCACCACCTTCAAGCTGATCGCGCCCGGTGCCCCGCGCTGGCTGGGCAGCATGCTCTACGTCGGCATGGGCTGGCTCGCGGTCCTCTTCGTCCCTCTCGTGGGCGAGGGTGCCGACAAGTTCCCGATGTGGGTGAACATCTCCTCGCTGGTCCTGGTCGCGGTCGGCGGCATCCTCTACTCGCTCGGTGCAGTGGTCTACGCCGCCAAGCGCCCGAACCCCTCCCCGCAGTGGTTCGGGTTCCACGAGGTGTTCCACCTGCTGACCGTCCTGGCCTTCATCAGCCAGTACATCGCGGTCTCGATCGCCACCTACGCCCTGCGCTGA
- a CDS encoding DUF1353 domain-containing protein: protein MEAPVPVTIAKERRRFYDGGVWSSGDQPEIPPNPDEDPRIVLERRLVEGEELFVMQRRIAYLDRDFGELLVPDGLAFTTDLTSVPALFTWLVPKTGAHLPAALLHDGLCCPPEARTFVRTDGDPAELTRVDADRILRDAMADTGTPLVRRWLVWAAVATSTMVFGRDTSWSPGERFRYRWVALVSLGLVALLGVFSTLDLFDVRRAPPLPWMGEASFLVELVKGLLAAVVVPAVLGLLWGRFRIAGWIMLIGLAVLLHVTIALFAITLLYRATEWLAARLPRRRTTRQPTRTG from the coding sequence ATGGAGGCACCGGTGCCGGTGACGATCGCCAAGGAACGCCGCCGGTTCTACGACGGCGGCGTCTGGTCGTCGGGCGACCAGCCGGAGATCCCGCCCAACCCGGACGAGGACCCGCGGATCGTGCTCGAGCGGCGTCTCGTCGAGGGCGAGGAGCTCTTCGTCATGCAGCGCCGGATCGCCTACCTCGACCGCGACTTCGGGGAGCTGCTGGTCCCCGACGGCCTGGCCTTCACGACCGACCTGACCTCGGTCCCGGCGCTGTTCACCTGGCTGGTGCCGAAGACCGGTGCGCATCTCCCGGCGGCACTCCTGCACGACGGACTGTGCTGCCCGCCGGAAGCTCGCACCTTCGTCCGCACCGACGGGGATCCTGCCGAGCTGACGCGGGTCGACGCCGACCGGATCCTGCGCGACGCCATGGCCGACACCGGCACTCCGCTGGTACGCCGCTGGCTGGTGTGGGCGGCGGTGGCCACCTCGACGATGGTCTTCGGCCGGGACACGAGCTGGTCGCCGGGGGAGCGGTTCCGCTATCGCTGGGTCGCCCTGGTCAGCCTCGGGCTGGTGGCACTGCTCGGGGTGTTCTCGACGCTGGACCTCTTCGACGTCCGGCGCGCCCCGCCGCTGCCGTGGATGGGAGAGGCGAGCTTCCTCGTCGAGCTCGTGAAGGGGCTCCTTGCTGCGGTCGTGGTCCCGGCCGTGCTCGGGCTGCTCTGGGGCCGGTTCCGGATCGCCGGCTGGATCATGCTGATCGGGCTGGCCGTCCTGCTGCACGTCACCATCGCGCTCTTCGCGATCACGTTGCTCTACCGCGCGACGGAGTGGCTCGCCGCCCGCCTGCCCCGGCGGCGTACGACTCGACAACCAACTCGCACGGGGTAG